A stretch of DNA from Gimesia chilikensis:
TCAACAGCCGCTTCATGGCAAATTCGGGTGAGGTCTGCAGGTAGCGGATTGCAGCACCCCGGTTGGCAGCAGGCTCTGCAGTTCCTTCTTCAGCACGCCACTCACTGGTGAAGGGGTCGATATAGGCATCTACAACAGTGTCCCGAGAGAGCAGAGGCGTTTCGACTTCCCAGTATTCGCGCGCGTGGAAGAATTCCCGTATCGTTTGCAGTAACACACTTCGTTGTTGCAGAGTTTCCAGTGCAGCGGTCGGTAAATAATCGGGGAACTCTGTCACAGCGGGCCTCAGATGGCAGGTGCCTGGTTTCGAATCTGGTTAAAGTGCGGTCGCCGCGAACTTCTGGCGAATCGTCTCTATTCGCTCGCGGTTGGTCCCAAGGTCGGAATAACCGATGCGTGATGCGGATCGCACCTGGATCACATTCTGACCTGGTTCGATCAGGAACTCAACGTCATCGACAAACCGTAGCCAGCGTGTACGAAATTCCGCCCGTAGATAGTTCTCGTCTCCCGTCACAATCTGACAGCCGGGAAATTCAGCCAGGACTGACAGCAGTCGCTCACGCGCCTGAGTCGGGGAATCGGTAAACTCCAGGGGGGCGATTTCATGCAATTTTGAGGAGTCGCAGGAACAGACGCAGTTCGGAGATTCCGGGCAGGGGCTGAGTTTACCATCATTAACTCCCAGGTTGTCAGGTGGGGAAGTCAGGGAATTCACCCCTACGATGCCGAGCCAGACGGCAATGAAAAAAGAGACGCACCAGAACAAAATCATGTATCTAATACGCCTCCTGTTTCGTGTTGTCTTGTGGGGACTGGTTATGGTTCTGCATCCGTTTCAAAATCAGGCTGATCCTGCAATTCATGATCCACATTGGCCTGGGGAGTTCTCCGCTTACGGCGGGCATTTTCCAGCAGTTGTGCTTCCAGTGATTGTAGTTCTTCCTCATCTGCTGACAATGCTTCTTCGTCAGCAGAAAATGAATTACTCTGTTCCAGAGTATCTGGCTCATCCTGAAAATCCACGAGCTCCGTAGCCGCCGCAGGTTCTGTGGCTGTTTGCGGATCGACTTGTGCCTCCTCGGCGCTGGACTCGAGATTCGACTTATCGGGGAACAATTGCTTTACCTGCAGCAAACCACGCAGGAACTGAGCTGACGAGGTGATACTGACAGCCAGCGCTGCCCATTTGATGATCCCCAGTGTGTTGGCTCCCCAGATCGACTCTGCGAAAATGATCAGGGTCGTCAGCACACAGACGCTGGTCAGAATTCCTTTGAACAGCAGATCTGTTTTCTGATGCTTCATCGAATGCCGGGCGATCGCCATGCGGGCCGAATAGTTGGCCACATCACGGAATGAGTTCATCGCATCACGAACCGCATCGCGGTCCTGAGCGTGCGTGGGAGCCTGGTTCAGCGTCGCCAGTTTTTCTTCCATCGACAGCTGGGGAGCGGTGGCTTGGTGGTCCAGCTTCATACCTGCTTCCGGTTGATGCGTCGCGCCAGCCGGCTTTGCTGGTCCGGATGGTTTCTGACTCGGTTGTGAACCAGGAGACTTGGAGCGTGATCGCTCCAGCAGTTTTTCCATGTAGGCTGCAATCGAGTTTTCTTCCTCTTCTGCATGCGGAGCAGGAGAGGTTTCGGCTGCAGTCGACTCATAAGCAGACTGAGTTTCTGCTGACTCAGTATGCTCCATGTCCGGAGTGGCGTGGTCTTCAGGAGTGACTTCCGGTTCTGCAGGAGTCTCGCGCGAGAACATGCTCAGCAGCCGGCTTGTCTGCAGTGTCACACCCTCTTCCGGTTTTGATTCTGGTTCAGAAACTGGTTCCGGCTCGGGTGTCTCATCCGGCTGACTCAAGAATGATTCCAGCAGAGAACCGGTCGCTTGAGGTGCTTCTGTTTCAGACGGGGCTGTTTGAGCGGAGTCTGTTTCCGTCAACTCTGCTGATTCAGGATCTGCGACGGTATGATCATCCATCCCGCCGGCAGGGAGTCCCACTTCCGCCATCAGGCTCTCGCGTTCATTCAACTGTTGCTCCCGCAGTTCGACGATATGTTCCCGATCGTCCAGTTGCCCGCGATCTTTCTCGATCTGGATCTGCTGTGATTCCAGATCATCCCGCTGACGGCTGATCTCGTCGCGATCAATCTCCAACTGATCACGATCTAACATTAACTGTTCCCGCTCTGTGGCCAGTTGAGCGATCGTCGACTGTTCTTCATCGTACGCTTGCTGATTGTCAGTCAGTTCCTGTTCGCGTGCCGCGAGCTCTGCTTCCCGGTCCGCCAGTTGCCGTTCCCGCTCATTCAGCTGTTCTTCGTGTTCTCTGAGTTCAGCCTGGGCCTGCTGTAACCGGCTTTGATCCGCCTGCAATGCTTCCTGGGCCGCCTTCAGCTGTTGCTGATCCTGAGTGAGCGATTCCTGCTCGGTTTCCCGCTGTTCAAGTTCGGCTTCGCGTTCTGCCAGTTGTCGCTCTTGCGCACTCAACTGTTCCTGTTGTTCTTCGAGTTCCGTCTGAGCTTCCAGCAACCGGGTTTCACCTGCCTGTAATGTTTCCCGGGCAGCCTTTAACTGTTCCTGGCTCTGAGTGAGTTCTTCCAGTTCGGTTTCCCGTTCTGTGAGCTCTGCTGCACGCTGTTCCAGATCAGATCGCAGCTGTTCCAGTTCGTCACGCTCAACCGCCAGTTTCTCCGCAACCGTCGTATCCACGACATCGCTGGCAGGCACACTCTCTGGTTGCTCAGCGCGTTGCTTCTGCTCGCTGATCAGTTTTGCCAGTTCCTGTTCCTGCTCTGCAATGCGAGCTTCCCGTTCTGCTAACGCCTGCTCGCGTGTTTCTAATTCCCCCTGATCCGGCAAGCCGGATTTGGCACGTTCCAGTTCAGTTCGAGCTTCGTCGAGTTCGGTACGTTCTGTATCCAGCGCTACCCGCGACTGGGCGAGTTCGGCTTGTGTATTCTCTAATTCTGTCTGTGCGGTTTCCAGGGAAGACTGCTGCGATTCCAGGCTGGTCTGTAGTTGTGCAAGTTCCTGCTGCCGTGCTTCCAGTTCAGACTCACGCTCAGACAATTCGAATTTCTGACGCTCGATTTCATCCTGTTGCTGATCCAGGGTAGATTGTGCCTGCTGTAATTTCTCTCGCTCCACTTCCAACTCTTCACGGTCCCGAACGATCGCGGCCCGTTCTTCCTCGCTGGAGCTTTGAGTCGTCTCCAGTTCGTTTTGTTTCAGCTCAACCGCAGATTGTTTCGATTCCAGCTCCGTCTTTGATTGATTCAGTTCTGTTTCGCGGTCGGTCAGCAGTTGTTCCTGTGTCGTCAGCTTTTGCTGCAACTGGTCGAGTTCTTCACTTCTCTGTGTGAGTTCGGTACGCTGATCATCCAGCTCAGCGCGAGCTCCTTCCAGCTCGCGTTGTTCCTGTTCCAGTTCGGTACGGGCATTATTCCACTCGAGTTTTTCGTTTTCGAATTCACTCTGCTTTGCTTTCAGCTGTTCCGTCTGTGTGGCCAGCTCTGCCTGCTGCGTTTCGAGTTGAGCCCGCTCTGCTGACAGTTCCTCAACCTGAGACTCCAGAGCCGCCTGTCGCTGCTCGAGTTCTGACTGCTGGGCCGTCAGTTCTTCCTGCTGCCGGGAGAGTTCGGTTTGCAACTCTTCCAGAGCCGCTGATTTCTGATCGAAGGCTTCACGTTGTGACAGTAATTCCTGTTGCTGCTGCGTGCAGGCCTCTGTATCTGCTTCCACTCGAGACTGCTGCGCTGCTAATTCCTGCCGCGCGGTTTCCAGGGATACCCGCTCCTGTTGCAGTTTTTCCCGTTCTGTTTCCAGCTCCTGTTGCAGGGCGCTCCGGTCAGCTGCGTTCTGCTGGGCGACATCGAGGTTCTGCTGCTGCTCTGTCAGGGTCTGTTGTTTCGAATCCAGTTCCAGCTGGCGCTGTTCCAGGTCTTCAGCCCGGGTATTCAACTGGTTGTGCTGTTCTGCCAGTTCCTGTTCCCAGTTTCTGAGGGCACGCTCAATCTCGATGATGGCGGCAGTCGAGTGCTGTTGGGCAGACTGATCTGCTTCCAGCCAGGCACGTTCGGTTTCCTGTTCTGAACGATCGGCGGCCTGCGTCTGTTCCAGATCAATCCAGGCTGCGACCAGGGCGCGCTGTTCCGCAGTGATATTGTTTCGTTCGGCTTGCAGATTCTGTTGCAGACGCTGTAATCGTTGGTGCTGATCTTCCAGTTGTCGCTGACCGACGATGATCTGCTGCTGTTCTTCAGCCACATCGTCTTTGAGAAGTTCCAGCTG
This window harbors:
- a CDS encoding DUF1499 domain-containing protein; protein product: MILFWCVSFFIAVWLGIVGVNSLTSPPDNLGVNDGKLSPCPESPNCVCSCDSSKLHEIAPLEFTDSPTQARERLLSVLAEFPGCQIVTGDENYLRAEFRTRWLRFVDDVEFLIEPGQNVIQVRSASRIGYSDLGTNRERIETIRQKFAATAL